A section of the Candidatus Zixiibacteriota bacterium genome encodes:
- the obgE gene encoding GTPase ObgE, with translation MIIGDGHGANIQAAPISVNRNSGLFSIAAQHDMGIDFTVPDVDIVIMFVDYVEIEVASGRGGHGCISFHTEKYVPKGGPDGGEGGRGGDIIAVADPNLSTLLDFRYRRKYEAENGQPGQGNLKTGRSGEHTRIRIPVGTLIRDLGSGELLADLDTPGQEVVLAVGGKGGHGNSFYKSPTNQTPRKAQDGFPGQRRSLSLELKLLADVGLVGLPNAGKSTILAAFSAARPKIADYPFTTLIPNLGIVRLREYKSCVMADIPGLIEGASQGKGLGLQFLKHIQRTRLLIYVIDVNDVDLDATRRTLQNELDEFDPTLTKRPSLTVITKIDTVSESDLDAISSEHEPEYLYISAVAGLNREAFLQAIERELDRQRT, from the coding sequence ATGATCATTGGTGATGGACACGGCGCCAATATACAGGCCGCCCCAATCAGCGTCAATCGAAACAGCGGGCTTTTTTCGATTGCGGCACAGCATGATATGGGGATTGACTTCACCGTGCCGGACGTGGATATTGTGATCATGTTTGTCGACTACGTCGAGATTGAGGTCGCGTCGGGGCGCGGCGGACACGGGTGTATATCGTTTCACACGGAGAAGTACGTTCCCAAGGGCGGTCCGGACGGGGGCGAGGGTGGTCGGGGCGGCGATATTATCGCGGTGGCAGACCCCAATCTTTCGACGCTTCTGGATTTTCGATATCGCCGGAAATACGAAGCCGAGAACGGTCAGCCGGGGCAGGGCAATCTGAAAACCGGACGATCGGGTGAGCACACCCGCATCCGTATCCCGGTGGGGACGCTGATACGTGATCTTGGCAGCGGTGAGTTGCTGGCTGACCTCGATACGCCGGGGCAGGAGGTGGTGCTCGCGGTGGGCGGCAAGGGGGGACACGGAAACTCGTTTTACAAGTCTCCGACCAACCAGACGCCGCGCAAGGCACAGGATGGATTTCCGGGGCAGCGCCGGTCGCTATCGCTTGAGCTGAAGCTGCTGGCGGATGTCGGGTTGGTGGGGCTTCCGAATGCCGGCAAGTCGACGATCCTGGCGGCGTTTTCGGCGGCGCGGCCCAAGATCGCGGATTACCCGTTTACGACGCTGATTCCGAATCTCGGTATCGTGCGACTTCGCGAGTACAAGTCGTGCGTGATGGCGGATATCCCCGGTCTGATCGAAGGGGCGTCGCAGGGTAAGGGTCTGGGCCTGCAGTTTCTCAAGCACATTCAGCGTACGCGTCTGCTGATTTACGTGATCGACGTAAACGACGTCGATCTGGATGCGACGCGTCGCACGCTGCAGAACGAGCTGGACGAATTCGATCCTACACTTACCAAGCGGCCGTCGCTGACCGTAATCACCAAAATCGACACGGTTTCGGAAAGTGATCTCGATGCGATTTCATCGGAGCACGAACCGGAGTATCTCTATATCTCGGCGGTGGCCGGGTTGAATCGAGAGGCGTTTTTACAGGCGATAGAGCGGGAACTTGACCGACAGCGAACGTGA